From Paenibacillus thermoaerophilus:
CCTATGTATTATCCGGAGCCGATAGCCAAGCTGATCGACTCATTCTCCCGACTTCCCGGCATCGGTCCGAAAACGGCTGGAAGATTGGCTTTTCATGTGCTGCGGATGAAGGAAGAAGATGTCGTCGATTTTGCCAAATCGCTTGTGAATGTCAAGCGCAATCTGCACTACTGTTCGGTCTGCTGCAATATTACCGATGTCGATCCTTGCCGGATTTGTTCGGATAAAAGCAGGGACGGATCGGTGATCTGCGTCGTGCAGGAAGCCAAAGACCTGGTGGCAATGGAACGGACCAAAGAGTACAACGGACTTTATCACGTGCTTCACGGGGCGATTTCTCCGATGGAGGGAATCGGACCGGACGATATCCGGCTGGCGGAGCTCTTGCGGCGATTGACGGACGAAAAGGTGCAGGAATTGATTCTGGCGACCAACGCCAATATCGAGGGCGAAGCGACGGCGATGTATTTGTCGCGCCTCGTGAAGCCTTTTGGTCTGAAAGTAACGCGGATTGCGCACGGGCTTCCGGTCGGCGGAGATTTGGAATACGCCGACGAGGTCACGCTTACGAAGGCGCTGGAGGGCCGTCGCGAACTGAACTGAACTAATCGGGGGCGGAAGCTCGGCCGGAATCGGCCGGGTTTTTTTGCGTTCAAGTCCATCGCGCTTCGAGGCAGCGCCGAGTTTCCGGTTCTAAAACGGTCGGCCGTTCCATATGATGTGGCGAGAGCGCCAATCAGGTGCCAGCCAATTCGGAAAGGCGGTCGGACGAATGGAACTGCAGACGGACAAGCGTTTAATCGAAGGACAATTGAAAAAAAAGGCGGCAAGCCGGCGGTTGAGGCGTTCGAAGTTGCTTGACTCGGACAAGCGCCAACTGCTGGCGGAAATCCGCAAGGCGAAGCGGGAATGGCAAAGCGCTTGGAACCGGTTTGACTACGCCTATACTCCCGAGCAGGTCGACTATGCCATCTATGCGCTTGGGGCTGCGGAGAAACAGTACACGATGCTGATCCGCCAAGCCGAGCGGGAGAAGCTGAGTTTGTTTAACGAAGAGGCGGGCGCGTTGTGGAAGGGGATAGATTTTGCGGATGTGCCGGTCTCGGGTGGGCGGAAATGAAGACGGTCTTATGGGGCGCGCTGGCCGGTTCCGGGGTGTGGCTCGCCTGGT
This genomic window contains:
- the recR gene encoding recombination mediator RecR, with the protein product MYYPEPIAKLIDSFSRLPGIGPKTAGRLAFHVLRMKEEDVVDFAKSLVNVKRNLHYCSVCCNITDVDPCRICSDKSRDGSVICVVQEAKDLVAMERTKEYNGLYHVLHGAISPMEGIGPDDIRLAELLRRLTDEKVQELILATNANIEGEATAMYLSRLVKPFGLKVTRIAHGLPVGGDLEYADEVTLTKALEGRRELN
- a CDS encoding DUF2508 family protein; this translates as MELQTDKRLIEGQLKKKAASRRLRRSKLLDSDKRQLLAEIRKAKREWQSAWNRFDYAYTPEQVDYAIYALGAAEKQYTMLIRQAEREKLSLFNEEAGALWKGIDFADVPVSGGRK